One Jeotgalicoccus saudimassiliensis DNA window includes the following coding sequences:
- a CDS encoding SLC13 family permease, with amino-acid sequence MTDKKEPEAKGYKPLWIITAFIVLIIINFLPAPDALSVVGLRALSVLAFAVIMWVTEAVKYPVSAVMIVGLLIVLLGLSPVPGNEIGTALGVPEGTDQFGTKNALSLAFAGFSSSALALVAAALFLASAMQITNLHKRLALYVLRIVGNKTNMIVLGTILVSILLAFFVPSATARAGAVIPILIGMVAAFGMSRDSRLATLLIITAVQAVSIWNVGIKTAAAQNLVAVGFINEAMGEDVSWIQWFIYAAPFSIIMSILLYFVMTRFFKSETDEISGGRELIDNELAELGPIKAVEWRLISIATLLLLFWATEGILHPFDSSSITLIALAVMLAPKVGVFTWKEVEGTINWGTIIVFAIGISLGTVLLRTGAAQWLSDVTFGAMGLDAFPLVGVIALVSVFNILIHLGFASATSLASALIPVFIALTTTLNMGDSSLGFVLVQQFVICFGFLLPVSAPQNMLAYGTGTFTVNDLLKSGIFLTVGGYILIIIMSATYWQWLGLL; translated from the coding sequence ATGACAGACAAAAAAGAACCAGAGGCAAAAGGTTATAAACCGCTCTGGATTATTACAGCTTTTATCGTTTTAATTATTATTAACTTTTTACCGGCGCCTGATGCACTCAGTGTTGTCGGCTTAAGAGCATTGTCAGTATTGGCATTTGCAGTAATTATGTGGGTCACGGAGGCAGTTAAGTATCCGGTGTCTGCAGTAATGATTGTCGGTCTGCTTATTGTCCTGCTCGGACTTTCTCCGGTACCGGGGAATGAAATTGGAACAGCACTCGGTGTACCGGAAGGTACAGATCAATTCGGAACGAAGAATGCATTATCACTGGCATTCGCAGGGTTCTCAAGTTCTGCACTGGCATTAGTTGCAGCGGCATTATTCCTTGCAAGTGCGATGCAGATTACCAATCTGCACAAACGTCTTGCACTTTATGTTCTCCGTATCGTCGGTAATAAAACAAACATGATTGTACTTGGAACAATCCTCGTGTCAATTTTACTGGCGTTTTTTGTACCTTCGGCAACAGCAAGAGCAGGAGCTGTCATTCCAATCCTGATCGGTATGGTGGCGGCATTCGGTATGTCGAGAGACAGCCGTCTTGCAACACTGTTAATTATTACTGCGGTTCAGGCAGTATCTATTTGGAACGTCGGTATTAAAACTGCAGCAGCACAAAATCTCGTCGCTGTAGGATTTATTAATGAGGCAATGGGAGAAGACGTATCGTGGATTCAATGGTTTATCTACGCAGCGCCGTTCTCAATTATTATGAGTATCCTGCTGTACTTTGTGATGACACGTTTCTTTAAATCGGAAACTGATGAAATCAGCGGCGGACGCGAATTGATTGATAACGAACTCGCGGAACTCGGGCCAATTAAAGCTGTGGAATGGCGTTTAATTTCAATTGCAACACTATTGCTTTTATTCTGGGCGACGGAAGGCATTCTGCATCCGTTTGATTCATCATCAATCACATTAATTGCACTGGCAGTAATGTTAGCGCCTAAAGTTGGTGTGTTCACATGGAAAGAAGTTGAAGGCACGATTAACTGGGGAACGATCATCGTGTTCGCAATCGGTATTTCACTCGGAACAGTACTCCTGAGAACAGGTGCAGCACAATGGCTGTCGGATGTGACATTTGGTGCTATGGGGCTCGATGCATTCCCGCTCGTTGGAGTTATTGCACTCGTGTCGGTCTTTAACATTCTGATTCACCTCGGGTTTGCGAGTGCGACATCGCTCGCATCAGCATTAATTCCGGTATTTATCGCGCTGACAACGACACTGAATATGGGTGATTCATCACTTGGATTCGTACTCGTGCAGCAATTTGTAATCTGTTTTGGATTCCTGCTGCCTGTAAGTGCACCGCAGAATATGCTTGCTTACGGTACAGGAACATTTACTGTAAACGATCTTCTGAAATCGGGTATTTTCCTGACAGTCGGCGGTTATATACTGATTATTATTATGTCGGCAACGTACTGGCAGTGGCTCGGCTTACTGTAA
- a CDS encoding MFS transporter, with amino-acid sequence MDFIERGTKSYRQTALAFFAAGFNTFAILYVVQPILPDLTAFYGVTPTAASLSLSVTTFTLAVSMLVFGSISEAVGRKNIMLVSMLSASILCILTAFSPTYGTLIAMRALQGVALAGLPSIAMAYLGEEIHPRSLPGAMGLYISGNALGAVFGRVFSGVAAGLWGWQNGLIGVGIVSLIATLIFWYALSPSRHFVKQDFNVKELLKSLTEHLKNPLLIILFVMGFLLLGTNVSLYNYVSFVLIEDYNISQTIVSWVYLIFLVGVLSSMFSGSLVYRYGKVTMLYAGIITGISGLIIVLLPSVWMIVAGLVLFTFGFFIAHSLTSGWVGNIAHSNKAQASSLYLFFYYTGSSVGGTLAGVFWMQGGWIGVSMLNIGFLVLCLTLFMMFLYLLKRRIWHFK; translated from the coding sequence ATGGATTTTATAGAACGGGGAACTAAAAGTTACAGACAGACAGCACTTGCTTTTTTCGCCGCAGGATTTAATACATTTGCGATTCTTTATGTAGTGCAGCCGATCTTACCTGACTTAACTGCCTTTTACGGAGTGACACCGACTGCTGCGAGTTTATCGCTGTCGGTGACGACCTTCACGCTCGCAGTCAGCATGCTGGTGTTCGGTTCAATTTCAGAAGCGGTCGGAAGGAAAAATATAATGCTCGTATCGATGCTGTCGGCGTCGATACTTTGTATACTTACTGCATTCAGTCCGACTTACGGTACACTGATTGCAATGCGGGCACTGCAGGGTGTAGCACTTGCCGGTTTGCCGTCCATTGCGATGGCGTATCTCGGTGAAGAGATTCATCCGAGGAGCCTTCCCGGAGCGATGGGACTGTATATAAGTGGAAATGCACTCGGAGCAGTATTCGGACGTGTGTTTTCAGGGGTGGCTGCCGGATTGTGGGGATGGCAGAACGGACTCATCGGGGTCGGTATTGTCAGTCTGATTGCAACGCTTATTTTCTGGTACGCATTATCGCCGTCGAGGCATTTCGTAAAACAGGATTTTAATGTTAAAGAACTGCTGAAGTCACTGACGGAACATTTGAAAAATCCACTCTTAATTATATTGTTTGTCATGGGCTTCCTGCTGCTCGGGACGAACGTCTCTTTATACAACTATGTGTCATTCGTACTGATAGAAGATTATAATATCAGCCAGACGATTGTCAGCTGGGTATATCTTATATTTCTCGTCGGTGTATTGAGTTCGATGTTTTCAGGCAGTCTCGTGTACAGATATGGTAAGGTAACAATGCTTTATGCAGGTATTATTACAGGGATATCAGGACTTATTATCGTACTGCTGCCGTCGGTATGGATGATTGTCGCAGGGCTTGTTCTGTTTACATTCGGTTTCTTTATCGCGCATTCACTGACGAGCGGGTGGGTGGGCAATATTGCACACAGCAATAAAGCACAGGCCTCATCACTGTACCTGTTTTTCTATTACACGGGTTCAAGTGTCGGCGGTACGCTGGCAGGAGTGTTCTGGATGCAGGGCGGATGGATTGGTGTGTCCATGTTAAATATCGGATTCCTCGTATTATGTTTAACATTGTTTATGATGTTCTTATATTTACTGAAGAGAAGAATATGGCATTTCAAATAA
- a CDS encoding TAXI family TRAP transporter solute-binding subunit yields MKKNYWFLLLLSAVMLVLAACGGDSADDEGSEESSGDSAGGDDWIENVTLLTGGEAGVYFPLGVAMADIIDSSFDNVSATGVSSGASVSNAEQLNNGEAQLALVQNDIAFYGAEGSNMFSEPLENYSGVFTIYPETIQLVTLADSGIDSVADLEGKRVAIGDMGSGTEANATQIIEAHGMTVDDVDAQYLDFSDASTNLQDGNVDAAFVTAGTPTGAIQELSASADVKIVSFDEDAMNQLMEEYTYYTQVDIPADAYDNFDSSASTVAVQAMLIASNDIPEDQMYEMTKAIFENLDSMANAHVRGEELTLDTAEDGMSIDLHPGVQRYYDEQ; encoded by the coding sequence ATGAAGAAGAATTATTGGTTTTTGCTGTTGCTTTCTGCAGTAATGCTGGTTTTAGCAGCATGTGGCGGAGATTCTGCGGATGACGAAGGAAGCGAAGAAAGTTCGGGAGATTCAGCAGGCGGAGATGACTGGATTGAAAATGTTACTTTGCTGACAGGCGGTGAAGCGGGAGTATACTTCCCTCTCGGGGTAGCAATGGCTGACATTATCGATTCTTCATTTGATAATGTAAGCGCAACTGGTGTGTCTTCAGGTGCATCGGTATCAAACGCCGAACAGTTAAACAATGGTGAAGCACAGCTTGCACTTGTTCAGAACGATATTGCATTTTACGGTGCTGAAGGCAGCAATATGTTCAGTGAACCGCTTGAAAATTACAGCGGTGTATTCACAATTTATCCTGAAACAATTCAACTGGTAACTTTAGCTGATTCTGGTATAGATTCAGTGGCTGACCTTGAAGGTAAGCGTGTTGCCATCGGTGACATGGGATCGGGTACAGAAGCAAACGCAACTCAGATTATCGAAGCACACGGTATGACGGTTGACGATGTGGATGCACAATACTTAGACTTCTCGGATGCATCAACGAACCTGCAGGACGGCAACGTTGATGCCGCATTCGTAACTGCCGGAACTCCAACTGGTGCAATTCAGGAGTTAAGCGCAAGTGCAGATGTTAAAATTGTAAGCTTTGATGAAGATGCAATGAATCAGCTGATGGAAGAGTACACTTACTATACTCAGGTGGATATTCCTGCAGATGCTTACGATAACTTTGACAGTTCAGCTTCTACAGTTGCCGTACAGGCAATGCTGATTGCTTCAAATGATATCCCTGAAGATCAGATGTATGAAATGACAAAAGCAATTTTTGAAAACCTGGATTCAATGGCTAACGCTCATGTGCGCGGTGAAGAGCTGACACTTGATACTGCAGAAGACGGTATGTCGATTGACCTGCACCCTGGTGTACAGCGTTACTACGACGAGCAGTGA
- a CDS encoding GNAT family N-acetyltransferase, translated as MLERLEKSDFEQLYALIDESFPPAEIRNFKGQQKLLDEPGYNVYVLQKNGEILAFIAEWENEKYRFVEHLAVNDKYRSRGLGSKILKEYNARSSKPVVLEVEPPEDDIQVRRVKFYERNGYHLSGFSYPQPVINEGHEQVQLVLMTYPKLLDNSILKEVKAWLDQTVYKSD; from the coding sequence ATGCTGGAGCGATTGGAAAAGAGCGATTTTGAACAGCTGTATGCGTTGATAGACGAATCATTTCCACCGGCGGAAATAAGAAATTTTAAAGGTCAGCAGAAGCTGCTTGATGAGCCGGGGTATAATGTATATGTACTGCAGAAAAATGGTGAAATACTGGCATTCATAGCAGAGTGGGAAAATGAGAAATACCGCTTTGTCGAGCATCTTGCAGTTAATGATAAATACCGTTCCCGGGGTCTCGGTTCAAAAATACTGAAAGAATACAATGCAAGGAGCAGTAAACCTGTAGTACTGGAAGTGGAACCGCCGGAAGATGACATACAGGTACGCCGTGTAAAATTTTATGAAAGAAATGGATATCATCTGTCCGGCTTCAGCTATCCGCAGCCGGTTATTAACGAAGGACATGAACAGGTGCAGCTCGTATTAATGACTTATCCAAAACTATTGGATAACAGCATTCTCAAAGAGGTAAAAGCATGGCTGGATCAGACTGTATATAAATCTGATTAA
- a CDS encoding DUF1850 domain-containing protein, with product MSENNYKKALHIRNAFLSLTGLFIVLEAVLILQINKPAKLVIENMSTDEQLFIQEVEYGERFEVNYIHSVERSPVSEVFEVRSDGIYTMESHTESFGAGMPYEGDDVEIRNGTFIIKNINRKVHGGTLRIRPSSVFPHHIVIGDNDIVISDAPYKGNNLEVKLIKSYFRGD from the coding sequence ATGAGTGAAAATAATTATAAAAAGGCATTGCATATACGCAATGCCTTTTTATCCCTTACAGGTCTGTTTATTGTGCTGGAAGCAGTGCTGATACTTCAAATTAACAAGCCGGCAAAGCTTGTTATTGAAAATATGAGTACTGATGAACAGTTGTTTATCCAGGAAGTTGAATACGGTGAACGATTTGAAGTGAATTATATTCATTCAGTTGAGCGTTCCCCGGTGAGTGAAGTGTTTGAAGTGCGGAGTGACGGTATATACACGATGGAAAGTCACACGGAATCCTTTGGAGCGGGTATGCCTTATGAAGGTGATGATGTTGAAATAAGGAATGGAACATTCATTATTAAAAACATTAATCGCAAAGTTCACGGCGGCACACTGAGAATCAGACCATCGTCGGTTTTCCCGCATCATATTGTTATAGGGGATAACGATATTGTGATTTCTGACGCACCATACAAAGGAAACAATCTGGAAGTAAAATTAATTAAAAGTTATTTTAGAGGTGATTAA
- a CDS encoding MarR family winged helix-turn-helix transcriptional regulator — protein sequence MTRMEESLKAFVGIKRTNDILEKVVKNDAQQYGLNISEFAVMELLFNKGPQPINRIQERILIANSSTTYILDKLQQKGYIIRKRDENDRRSMKAALTEEGESLIAKIFPPHSELLAGLFTALSDEELSAFREMLKKISASAHNS from the coding sequence ATGACGAGAATGGAAGAAAGTCTGAAAGCATTTGTCGGTATTAAAAGAACAAATGATATTTTGGAAAAAGTAGTAAAGAACGATGCACAGCAGTATGGACTGAATATTAGCGAGTTTGCAGTTATGGAGCTTTTGTTTAACAAAGGCCCCCAGCCGATTAACCGCATTCAGGAACGGATATTGATTGCAAATTCAAGTACGACTTATATACTGGATAAATTACAGCAGAAAGGCTATATTATCCGGAAACGTGATGAGAATGACAGACGCAGTATGAAAGCAGCATTGACCGAAGAAGGAGAAAGTCTGATTGCAAAGATTTTCCCGCCTCACAGCGAACTTCTTGCCGGGTTGTTTACCGCATTAAGTGACGAAGAGCTGAGTGCTTTCAGGGAAATGCTTAAAAAAATTAGCGCGAGTGCGCACAACAGCTAA
- a CDS encoding aldehyde dehydrogenase family protein, whose translation MVNYNKQFINGEWVNSTSSETIDVINPTTEEVFATVADGNAEDVDKAVKAAHNVYLDFRRTPVKERKEMLERIADEYEKRKDDLIDTITNELGSPLSVSENAHYTAGLNHFRTAAETLDSFEFEEQRDDALIVKESIGVAGLITPWNFPTNQTALKISAAFAAGSPVVLKPSEETPVTACILAEIFEAAGVPKGYFNLVNGDGENVGVPLSEHPDVRMMSFTGSGRAGQSIMEKSAADFKKVALELGGKSPFIVLDDADLDEAAASAVNRVVRNTGQVCTAGTRTLIPAELKDEFIQKLKEAISKVKVGNPREDGIEVGPLISKTQFDRVQSYIEQGQAEGATLYHGGTGKPDGLDTGYFVKPTIFTDVDNSMTIAREEIFGPVMSVITYEDLEDAIRIANDTVYGLAGYVVGKDKEKLQHVARSIEAGTIIINDCGGPNTLPFGGYKQSGIGREWGDYGLEEFLEVKSIKGYFA comes from the coding sequence TTGGTTAACTATAATAAACAATTTATAAACGGTGAATGGGTAAACAGCACGAGCAGTGAAACTATAGATGTAATTAATCCGACGACAGAGGAAGTATTCGCCACTGTTGCCGACGGTAATGCAGAAGATGTCGATAAAGCGGTCAAAGCGGCTCATAATGTCTATCTGGACTTCCGACGGACTCCTGTTAAGGAGCGGAAAGAAATGCTCGAACGCATTGCAGATGAATATGAGAAACGTAAAGATGATTTGATTGATACTATTACAAATGAACTGGGTTCTCCGCTGTCCGTATCGGAAAATGCACATTATACAGCGGGATTAAACCACTTCCGAACTGCCGCAGAAACTTTGGATTCATTTGAATTTGAAGAACAGCGCGATGATGCGCTGATTGTCAAAGAGAGTATCGGTGTTGCAGGGTTAATTACACCGTGGAACTTCCCGACAAACCAGACAGCACTGAAAATTTCAGCTGCATTCGCTGCGGGGTCTCCGGTCGTATTAAAACCAAGCGAAGAAACACCGGTAACGGCATGTATTCTGGCAGAGATTTTCGAAGCAGCAGGTGTGCCGAAAGGATACTTCAACCTCGTTAACGGCGACGGTGAAAATGTCGGTGTACCGTTAAGCGAACACCCGGATGTCCGCATGATGTCATTTACAGGGTCTGGCCGTGCCGGTCAAAGCATTATGGAAAAATCAGCAGCAGACTTTAAAAAAGTTGCACTTGAACTTGGCGGTAAATCGCCATTTATCGTACTCGATGATGCAGACCTCGATGAGGCTGCTGCCTCTGCTGTAAACAGAGTTGTCAGAAATACAGGTCAGGTGTGTACTGCCGGTACACGCACGCTGATTCCCGCGGAACTAAAAGATGAATTCATTCAAAAACTGAAAGAAGCAATCAGCAAAGTGAAAGTCGGCAACCCGAGGGAAGACGGTATCGAAGTCGGTCCGCTGATCAGCAAAACACAATTCGACAGAGTACAGAGCTATATAGAACAAGGGCAGGCAGAAGGCGCAACACTGTATCACGGGGGCACCGGAAAACCGGACGGTCTTGACACAGGCTACTTCGTCAAACCGACCATCTTTACCGATGTGGACAACAGCATGACAATTGCCCGGGAAGAAATTTTTGGTCCTGTGATGAGCGTTATCACTTATGAAGATCTTGAAGATGCCATCCGCATTGCCAATGATACTGTTTACGGCCTTGCAGGTTACGTAGTCGGTAAAGATAAGGAAAAACTTCAGCACGTGGCACGTTCAATCGAAGCAGGTACGATTATTATTAACGACTGCGGTGGTCCAAACACGCTGCCGTTCGGCGGTTATAAACAATCAGGTATCGGCCGCGAATGGGGAGACTACGGACTCGAAGAATTTCTCGAAGTAAAATCAATTAAAGGATATTTCGCATAA
- a CDS encoding PTS sugar transporter subunit IIC — protein sequence MDELIGIGLLLLILVFFTLFTHFAPYGSKVMGAFAGAAIATYLVEALNTFVIGDLFNIEFFQTAGSVAGALDGTIVVMLVCLAMKVNPVNSAILAAGFGDMGLIPGLFAAYIVSFGVLWLQRVIPKGLDFIVVILIALPVIRLMGLMITPMIDNSLLEIGTIIQTATDTSPLLMGLMLGGIVTVVGISPLSSMALTALLGLTGIPMAVAALSAFASSPASAWLFYKLKIGDLKSIISVAIEPLSKADLITANPLPMYVTNFVGGGLSGMVIAMSGMVNDAPGTAAPVPGLLVMFGYNPAGQVVMYAAICAAISLGAAILGSYVFRNTKIYNSDVLKD from the coding sequence ATTGACGAGCTGATAGGAATTGGTCTGCTGTTACTTATTTTAGTATTCTTTACATTATTTACACACTTTGCACCGTACGGTTCAAAAGTGATGGGCGCCTTCGCAGGTGCTGCAATTGCTACATATTTAGTAGAAGCACTGAACACATTTGTCATAGGAGACCTTTTCAACATAGAATTTTTCCAGACGGCGGGATCAGTTGCAGGGGCGCTGGATGGAACGATCGTAGTAATGCTTGTATGTCTTGCTATGAAAGTTAATCCTGTTAACTCTGCAATATTAGCGGCAGGTTTCGGGGACATGGGTCTTATCCCGGGGTTATTTGCAGCATACATTGTTTCATTTGGTGTGCTGTGGCTGCAGCGTGTCATTCCGAAAGGACTGGACTTTATCGTCGTTATCCTGATTGCGCTGCCTGTCATCAGACTGATGGGTCTCATGATTACACCCATGATTGATAATTCGCTGCTTGAAATTGGAACAATTATTCAAACTGCTACGGATACCAGTCCGCTGCTGATGGGCTTAATGCTCGGCGGAATCGTGACAGTAGTAGGTATTTCACCGTTAAGTTCAATGGCATTAACGGCACTTCTCGGTTTAACAGGTATACCGATGGCAGTTGCGGCATTATCTGCATTTGCATCTTCACCGGCAAGTGCATGGCTATTTTATAAACTTAAAATCGGTGACTTAAAATCGATTATATCTGTAGCAATTGAACCATTATCGAAAGCGGATCTCATTACCGCAAACCCTCTGCCGATGTATGTTACAAACTTTGTCGGGGGCGGATTGTCCGGGATGGTTATCGCAATGTCCGGTATGGTCAATGATGCACCGGGTACGGCAGCACCGGTACCGGGCCTTCTGGTAATGTTCGGTTATAACCCGGCAGGACAGGTAGTTATGTATGCCGCGATTTGTGCCGCAATTTCACTTGGTGCAGCAATACTTGGTTCATATGTATTCAGAAACACTAAAATTTATAACAGTGATGTACTTAAGGACTAG
- a CDS encoding PepSY domain-containing protein yields the protein MAKRSKFLIALAGLIAGIVVGVSWVTFNQQDYISEDEARAVVTERYGGSVESVSLSDDDRYFIINLKGKSATHSITVDREDSSVDGIKTVAEHKETKKPADDTKEDEQAEKEKKAAAEQEKKKQEEQQAEQDKEPEKPEGNTKLTVEDAVEIAASEVGGVNVYSTWSGNGETREYYILQLVNGEDEGALIDINGITGQVNKVIWLEIDDDYSNIEQLVYEATTYASMYDGRYIEYDDDYFED from the coding sequence ATGGCGAAGCGGAGTAAGTTTCTGATCGCGCTCGCAGGACTCATCGCCGGAATAGTTGTCGGTGTATCATGGGTCACGTTCAATCAGCAGGATTATATATCAGAAGATGAAGCACGTGCTGTCGTAACAGAACGTTACGGCGGTTCTGTGGAATCAGTATCACTCTCGGATGATGATCGTTATTTCATTATCAATTTAAAAGGGAAATCAGCGACGCACAGCATTACTGTAGATCGTGAAGATTCCAGTGTCGACGGTATAAAAACTGTCGCAGAGCATAAAGAAACCAAAAAACCTGCTGATGATACAAAAGAAGATGAGCAGGCTGAAAAAGAGAAAAAAGCAGCAGCCGAACAGGAGAAAAAGAAGCAGGAAGAACAGCAGGCTGAACAAGATAAAGAACCCGAAAAACCGGAGGGAAATACGAAGCTGACAGTTGAAGATGCTGTAGAAATCGCTGCATCTGAAGTCGGGGGAGTGAATGTTTACTCGACATGGAGCGGCAACGGCGAGACGCGTGAATATTATATACTGCAGCTTGTGAACGGTGAAGATGAAGGAGCACTGATTGATATTAACGGTATAACCGGACAGGTCAACAAAGTCATCTGGCTGGAAATCGATGACGACTATTCAAACATTGAGCAGCTGGTCTACGAAGCGACAACATATGCAAGTATGTATGACGGGAGATACATCGAATACGACGATGATTACTTCGAAGACTAG
- a CDS encoding YeiH family protein, whose amino-acid sequence MTNKYLNRPFISGILFTLIIALLSILLTMLPVLSSVGALAVALLIGVIYRQTLGYPEPLRTGITFSAKKLLRFAIVLYGFKLNLQLILNDGWVMILLGTGVILFSFAMMHLLNKYFKTNSSIMFLMAAGTGICGAAAISAVSSITKAKEEDTAISIGLISVVGTVFALSYTFIGPLFGMNDVTYGIWSGLSLHEIAQVVLAGGSAGDDGMAMALLAKLSRVFLLIPVSFMIMYFVSRKQDRKAEGKVDVPYFLFFFVLVAVINTFITIPAGLSSAIDQLTTLLMVMAMVGLGLSVPLQSIREKALKPLYALVITSVLLSIITFYIAAVI is encoded by the coding sequence ATGACAAATAAATATTTAAACAGACCATTTATTTCAGGTATTCTTTTCACATTAATTATTGCGCTGCTCAGTATACTGCTTACCATGCTCCCAGTCTTATCGAGTGTCGGTGCTCTGGCGGTCGCACTCCTTATCGGCGTCATCTACAGACAGACTCTCGGCTATCCTGAACCACTGCGGACAGGCATTACCTTTTCTGCAAAAAAACTGCTGCGTTTCGCCATTGTACTTTACGGTTTCAAGCTTAACCTGCAGCTTATTTTAAACGACGGATGGGTAATGATTTTACTGGGTACCGGCGTGATTCTTTTCAGTTTCGCGATGATGCATTTATTAAACAAGTACTTTAAAACAAATTCATCTATTATGTTTTTAATGGCGGCAGGTACCGGAATTTGCGGTGCTGCGGCAATTTCTGCAGTCAGTTCAATTACTAAAGCCAAAGAAGAAGATACTGCGATCAGCATCGGGCTAATTTCCGTTGTCGGCACAGTGTTCGCGCTGAGCTATACTTTTATCGGCCCGCTGTTTGGCATGAATGATGTTACATACGGTATATGGAGCGGTTTAAGTCTTCATGAAATCGCACAGGTGGTGCTGGCCGGGGGCAGTGCCGGTGATGACGGCATGGCGATGGCACTTCTTGCAAAACTGAGCAGGGTATTCTTATTAATTCCGGTCAGTTTCATGATTATGTACTTCGTTTCCCGTAAACAGGACAGAAAAGCAGAAGGTAAAGTCGATGTTCCATACTTCCTGTTTTTCTTCGTACTTGTTGCGGTAATCAATACATTCATAACGATTCCTGCCGGCTTGAGCAGCGCCATCGATCAGCTCACCACACTCTTAATGGTGATGGCGATGGTCGGACTGGGCTTGAGCGTCCCGCTTCAATCCATCAGGGAAAAAGCATTGAAACCTCTTTATGCTCTTGTAATCACATCTGTATTATTATCGATTATTACATTTTATATTGCCGCAGTTATTTAA